The genomic stretch AGGATCCGACGGGCGCTTCCGCCGTACCCGGCCGGCGACCGACCTGGCCGGCACCGACCCGGCCGCCGCCTCCACCGGGCTGGAGGAGGTGCTCGATCCGGTAACCGAGCCGGGCGCAACCGGACCCTCCGGCGGCGAGCCGCCGCCGGTCCGGCCGCTGCCGGAGGACCGGTTCCTCAACCGGGAGCTGTCCTGGCTCGACTTCAACGCCCGGGTCCTGGCGCTGGCCGAGGACCCGCACACCCCGCTGCTGGAACGGGCGAAGTTCCTGGCCATCTTCGCCAGCAACCTCGACGAGTTCTACATGGTGCGGGTGGCCGGGCTCAAGCGTCGGCTCTCCGCCGGCCTGCCGGTACGTGGCGGTGACGGGATGCCGCTGCGTACCCAGTTGGCGCTGGTCGCCGAGAAGGCCGCCACCCTGGTCACCCGGCACGCCACCTGCTCCGTCGACGACGTGCTGCCCAAGCTGGCCGACGAGGGCATCCGGATCCTGCGCTGGTCCGACCTGGGCGACGCCGAGCGGGAACGGCTGCGCACCTACTTCCGGGAGCAGATCTTCCCGGTGCTCACCCCGCTCGCGGTCGACCCGGCGCACCCGTTCCCGTACATCTCCGGCCGGTCCCTGAACCTGGCCGTCTCGGTACGCGACCCGGACGGCGGGCCGGAGCTGTTCGCCCGGGTGAAGGTGCCCAACAACGTGCCCCGGTTCGTCCGGGTCGACCGGGACCAGCCCGGCGTGCGGATGGTGCCGGTGGAGGACGTCATCTCGGTGCACCTCGGCCAACTCTTCTCCGGCATGCAGGTGGTGGAGTGCCACCTGTTCCGGGTCACCCGCAACGCCGAGGTGGAGGTGGACGAGGACCGCGACGAGGACCTGCTCCAGGCGCTGGAACGGGAGCTGGCCCGGCGTCGCTTCGGTCCGCCGGTGCGGCTGGAGGTGGCCGCCTCGATCTCCGACCACATGCTGGAGCTGCTCGTCCGGGAACTGGACATGGACGCCCAGGACGTGCTGCGGGTCCGCGGGCTGCTCGACCTCTCCGCGCTCTGGCAGTTGTACGGCGAGGCCGACCGGCCCGACCTGAAGGACCCTCCGTTCGTGCCGGCCACCCATCCCCGGCTCGCCGAGGGCGAGGTGCCGCGCAGCGTCTTCGCCACCCTGCGCGACGGAGACGTGCTGGTGCACCACCCGTACCACTCCTTCGCCACCAGCGTGCAACGCTTCGTCGAGCAGGCCGCCGCCGATCCGAACGTGCTGGCCATCAAGCAGACGCTCTACCGCACCAGCGGCGACTCACCGATCGTGGACGCGCTGGTCGACGCCGCCGCCGCAGGCAAGCAGGTGGTGGTGCTGGTCGAGCTGAAGGCACGGTTCGACGAGGTGGCCAACATCGGTTGGGCCCGCACCTTGGAACGGGCCGGCTGTCACGTGGTCTACGGCCTGGTCGGGCTCAAGACGCACTGCAAGACCGCGCTGGTGGTACGCCAGGAGGGCAACCAGATCCGGCGCTACTGCCACATCGGCACCGGCAACTACCACCCGAAGACGGCCCGGCTGTACGAGGACTTCGGCATGCTCACCGCCGACCCGGAGATCGGGGCCGACCTCACCGACCTGTTCAACGTGCTGACCGGCTACAGCCGGCAGACCGCTTACCGGCGGCTGCTGGTGGCGCCGCAGGGCATCCGCAGTGGCCTGATCGAACGGATCGAGCGGGAGGTCGCCCACGTCCGGCTGGGTATGCCGGGGCTCGTGCAGTTCAAGGTGAACTCGCTGGTCGACGAGGAGATCACCGACGCGTTGTACCGGGCCTCCCAGGCCGGTGTCCACGTCGACCTCATCATCCGGGGCATGTGCACGTTGCGTCCCGGCGTACCCGGGCTGTCGGAGAACATCCGGGTACGGTCCATCCTCGGCCGGTTCCTGGAACACTCCCGGGTCTTCCGGTTCGGCAACAACGGCGACGCCGAGTTCTGGATCGGCTCCGCCGACCTGATGCACCGCAACCTGGACCGGCGGGTCGAGGCACTGGTGCAGGTCAGCGACCCGGTGGCCCGGGCCGAGTTGGACCAGGTGCTGGCTGCCGCGATGAGCCCCGACATCGACGCGTTCGAGTTGGCGGCCGACGGGAGCTGGACCCGGCGTACCGGCACGACCGACGCGCCGCCGCCCCACCTGCAGGGGATGCTGCTGCGTCGGGTCGGCAGCACCGCCGGGTGAGCGTCGCCGGAATAGGCTGAGTGGATGGTCGAGGAGGAACGGCGACGGACCGGATGACCGACGTGTTCGAGATCCGGGCGGCCGGCGGGGTGGTGTGGCGGCCCGGAACGCACGACGACGTCCAGGTCTGCCTGGTGCACCGCCCCCGGTACGGCGACTGGACGCTGCCCAAGGGCAAGCTGGAGCCGGGCGAGCACCCGTTGACGGCCGCCGTGCGGGAGGTCGCCGAGGAGGCCGATGCCCGGGCCACGCCCGAGGTACGCCTGACGTCGGTGCGGTACCGCAGCGAGGGGCGACTCAAGGAGGTCGACTACTGGTCGATGCGGGCGGTAGGCGCCGGTGGATTCCAACCGAACACCGAGGTCGACGCGGTGCGCTGGCTCGACGTGGACGACGCGGTGGCGCTGGTCAGCTACCCGCACGACGCGGAGGTGCTGGCCGCGTTCGCCGCGCTGCCGCGGGTCACCGCCACCATGGTGCTGGTTCGCCACGGCCACGCCGGCAAGCGGTTGACCTGGTCCGGCCCGGACACGGCCCGGCCGTTGGACGCCCGTGGCTGGTCGCAGGCGCGCGCGTTGGCGCCGCTGATCGCGCTGACCCGGCCGAGTCGGCTGCTGTCGGCGTCAGCGCGCCGTTGCGTACAGACCCTGGACCCGGCCGCCGCGACGCTGGACCTGCCGATCGAGATCAGCGGCGACCTGGACGAGCCCTTCGCCGGCCAGCAGCCCGACGAACGGGTGCTCGCGGCGGCGGCGCGGATGGCCGCGCTGGCCGCCTCCGGTGCGCGTACGGCGGTGTGTGGCCAGGGCAAGGTGATCCCGGGCGCGCTGGAACGTCTCGCCGGGCAGACCGGCGACTACCACACCGACAAGGGCGCGGGCTGGTTGCTCGCCTTCACCGGCGATCGCCTCGTCGCCGCCGACCGGCTCTGATCCGACGTCAGCTGGCACCGCCGGGCAGGGTGAGGGTGACCGCGACCGGCAGGTGGTCGCTGGCGGTGCCGGGCATCGCGACAGCCTCCGAGGCGACCAGGTCGGGCGAGACGAAGACGTGGTCGATCTGCTCGCGTGGGTCGTCGGCCGGGCTGGTCGGCAACGGGCGGGCGGCGGCGAACGCGTCGACCAGACCGGCGTCGGTGAGCGCGGCGAAGGCCGGGTCACCCGGCTCGGTGTTGAAGTCACCGGCGACCACCAGCGGCAGGCCGTCGGCGTACTCGGTGGCGAAGTCGGCGACGGCGCGGGCCTGGACCACCGGGTCCGCGCCGGGCGGTGGTTGCAGGTGGGTGCTCACCACGGCCAGGCGTACGCCCTCGCTGAAGTCCACGGTGACGCCGAGCGCCTGCGCGCCGGTGGGTGCGCCCACGGCGGGCAACACCCGGGTCCGGGCCCGGCCCACCAACCAGCGGCTGAGCACCGCGTCACCCCAGAGCGCGTCGGCGGCCGGCGCGAAGACGTAGGGCAGGCCCAGCCGGTCGGAGAGCAGGTGCAGGGTGTCGTGGCCGCCGTTGAGCAGCCAGCCCCGGTCCACCTCGCTGAGCACGACCACGTCGGCTCCCCTGACCGCCCGTTCCAGCGCGGTCAGGTCGAACCGGCCGTCCATGCCGAAGCCCATCCGGATGTTGTAGGCCACCACCCGTACCTGCTCCGGCGGACCGGGCCGATTGGTCGCCATCGGCCACGGCTCGTGCAGCACCGCGGCGGCGAAGGCGGTCAGCGTGGCGAGCGCGGCGATCGGCACCGCGGGCAGCCGGGCGAAGGCGCGGGACTCCCGGGCCGTTGAGACAGCCGCTGGGGCGACGGACTCCTCGGTGGCCGGTGCGGCCGGACGGGGCCGTAAACGGCCCTCCAGCGCGATCAGGCCGGTCAGGACGGCCACCAGGGCCGGCAGCCACCCGTTGGGGTAGCCGAGGTCGTAGGCGGCGTAGTAGAGCACCGAGACGACCGCGAAGACGAGCATCCCGCCCACCACGGCGTATCCCCGCCGGCTCGCGGCCCGCGCCGTCGGCCCGGCGGCGCCGTCGGCCAGCGCGAGGCAGCCCCCCAGACCGGCGGCGCTGAGCAGTACGGCGACGGCCAGCAGCGACGGCGGGCCGTACCCGAACAGCAGGGCCCCGGCCAGCAGCAGAGCCGGCCACACCAGCCGGGCGCGTGGCCGGGGCGGGGCCAGGGCGGCGAGCAGGAGCAGTGCCACCGCCACACCGAGCGGCGCGAACGCGAACAGCGGTGTCGAGGCGGTGCCCGCCTCCCCGAACCAGAAGGACGTCGCGGTGCTCACCACCGCCGGTGACAGCGCCACCATGCCGCCCAGCACCAGCGCCGGCCCGGTGAGCAGCCACGCCCGGACGTGTGGCACCGGCGTCGACTCACCGCGGCGACGGGCGAGCAGGACCTCACCGGCGAGCAGCGCCGCCACCGTCGCACCGCCGGCCACCCACGCCGCCCAACTCCCCCGCCAGACCAGGTCGTACGTGCCGACGAGCACGTGCCCGAGCGCCGCGGCGGCCAGTCCGAGCGCCAGTCCGGGTACCGCGCGCTCGCCCCGGGCGGCGGTCGCGGCGAGCCACACCAGACCCGCGAGCAGGCCGGCGCTGGCGAGCCAGAGCTGCGCCCAGCCGCCGGGCCCGGCGGTCAGCGCGAGCCGGGCGGCGCCCAGCAGCGCCACGGCCACCACGCCGACG from Micromonospora craniellae encodes the following:
- a CDS encoding endonuclease/exonuclease/phosphatase family protein; protein product: MLRHRHLGTATLALGLVVLTDVLRVFLPSVITIFGQAASTPAELLGAFALGWFVLALAAPPLVRLVGSRVVGVVAVALLGAARLALTAGPGGWAQLWLASAGLLAGLVWLAATAARGERAVPGLALGLAAAALGHVLVGTYDLVWRGSWAAWVAGGATVAALLAGEVLLARRRGESTPVPHVRAWLLTGPALVLGGMVALSPAVVSTATSFWFGEAGTASTPLFAFAPLGVAVALLLLAALAPPRPRARLVWPALLLAGALLFGYGPPSLLAVAVLLSAAGLGGCLALADGAAGPTARAASRRGYAVVGGMLVFAVVSVLYYAAYDLGYPNGWLPALVAVLTGLIALEGRLRPRPAAPATEESVAPAAVSTARESRAFARLPAVPIAALATLTAFAAAVLHEPWPMATNRPGPPEQVRVVAYNIRMGFGMDGRFDLTALERAVRGADVVVLSEVDRGWLLNGGHDTLHLLSDRLGLPYVFAPAADALWGDAVLSRWLVGRARTRVLPAVGAPTGAQALGVTVDFSEGVRLAVVSTHLQPPPGADPVVQARAVADFATEYADGLPLVVAGDFNTEPGDPAFAALTDAGLVDAFAAARPLPTSPADDPREQIDHVFVSPDLVASEAVAMPGTASDHLPVAVTLTLPGGAS
- a CDS encoding NUDIX hydrolase is translated as MTDVFEIRAAGGVVWRPGTHDDVQVCLVHRPRYGDWTLPKGKLEPGEHPLTAAVREVAEEADARATPEVRLTSVRYRSEGRLKEVDYWSMRAVGAGGFQPNTEVDAVRWLDVDDAVALVSYPHDAEVLAAFAALPRVTATMVLVRHGHAGKRLTWSGPDTARPLDARGWSQARALAPLIALTRPSRLLSASARRCVQTLDPAAATLDLPIEISGDLDEPFAGQQPDERVLAAAARMAALAASGARTAVCGQGKVIPGALERLAGQTGDYHTDKGAGWLLAFTGDRLVAADRL
- a CDS encoding RNA degradosome polyphosphate kinase, which produces MSTPRERNASPAGTDDHTSRDAERPRGSDGRFRRTRPATDLAGTDPAAASTGLEEVLDPVTEPGATGPSGGEPPPVRPLPEDRFLNRELSWLDFNARVLALAEDPHTPLLERAKFLAIFASNLDEFYMVRVAGLKRRLSAGLPVRGGDGMPLRTQLALVAEKAATLVTRHATCSVDDVLPKLADEGIRILRWSDLGDAERERLRTYFREQIFPVLTPLAVDPAHPFPYISGRSLNLAVSVRDPDGGPELFARVKVPNNVPRFVRVDRDQPGVRMVPVEDVISVHLGQLFSGMQVVECHLFRVTRNAEVEVDEDRDEDLLQALERELARRRFGPPVRLEVAASISDHMLELLVRELDMDAQDVLRVRGLLDLSALWQLYGEADRPDLKDPPFVPATHPRLAEGEVPRSVFATLRDGDVLVHHPYHSFATSVQRFVEQAAADPNVLAIKQTLYRTSGDSPIVDALVDAAAAGKQVVVLVELKARFDEVANIGWARTLERAGCHVVYGLVGLKTHCKTALVVRQEGNQIRRYCHIGTGNYHPKTARLYEDFGMLTADPEIGADLTDLFNVLTGYSRQTAYRRLLVAPQGIRSGLIERIEREVAHVRLGMPGLVQFKVNSLVDEEITDALYRASQAGVHVDLIIRGMCTLRPGVPGLSENIRVRSILGRFLEHSRVFRFGNNGDAEFWIGSADLMHRNLDRRVEALVQVSDPVARAELDQVLAAAMSPDIDAFELAADGSWTRRTGTTDAPPPHLQGMLLRRVGSTAG